Proteins from a single region of Pyrus communis chromosome 6, drPyrComm1.1, whole genome shotgun sequence:
- the LOC137738356 gene encoding putative vesicle-associated membrane protein 726 — MGQQYLIYSFVARGSMVLAEYTEFTGNFTTIAAQCLQKLPSSNNKFTYNCDGHTFNYLVENGFTYCVVAAESAGRQIPIAYLERIKDDFNKRYGGGKAATAVANGLNREFGPKLKDHMKYCVDHPEEINKLAKVKAQVTEVKGVMMENIEKVLDRGEKIELLVDKTDNLRSQAQDFRTQGTKMKRKMWLQNMKMKLIVVAILVVIALIIYLSICRGFKCT; from the exons ATGGGGCAGCAATATCTGATCTACAGCTTCGTCGCTCGAGGCTCTATGGTTCTCGCCGAGTACACAGAGTTCACCGGAAATTTCACCACCATCGCCGCTCAATGCCTCCAGAAGCTTCCTTCCTCCAACAACAAGTTCACATACAATTGCGACGGCCACACCTTCAATTACCTTGTCGAAAACGGCTTCA CCTACTGTGTTGTTGCCGCTGAATCTGCTGGCAGGCAAATTCCAATTGCCTACCTGGAGAGAATCAAGGATGATTTCAACAAAAGATATGGTGGTGGGAAAGCTGCGACTGCTGTTGCCAATGGACTGAACAGGGAGTTTGG ACCCAAACTGAAGGACCACATGAAGTACTGTGTAGATCATCCTGAAGAGATCAACAAGCTTGCAAAAGTGAAGGCTCAGGTTACTGAGGTCAAGGGTGTTATGATGGAAAATATTGAGAAG GTTCTTGATCGTGGTGAGAAGATTGAGCTGTTGGTGGATAAAACTGATAATCTTCGTTCCCAG GCCCAAGATTTCAGGACACAGGgaacaaaaatgaaaagaaagatgtGGCTTCAAAACATGAAGATGAAACTGATTGTCGTGGCAATCCTCGTTGTCATAGCACTCATCATATATTTATCTATTTGTCGTGGTTTCAAGTGTACCTAA